From the genome of Segatella hominis, one region includes:
- a CDS encoding TM2 domain-containing protein: protein MEKEKINQFIMVNGKYFPEMMIEDVKKKLESLDESKESMLMATEWKNPTVAFLFAFFLGGLGVDRFWLGETGLGVVKLITCAGAGIWGLIDLFTVMNRAKMYNYNKLMMYF from the coding sequence ATGGAAAAAGAAAAGATTAACCAGTTCATCATGGTAAATGGAAAATATTTCCCTGAAATGATGATTGAAGATGTAAAAAAGAAGCTTGAGTCACTTGACGAGAGCAAAGAGAGCATGCTGATGGCTACTGAATGGAAGAATCCTACTGTTGCCTTCCTATTCGCTTTCTTCCTTGGCGGTTTGGGTGTCGACCGTTTTTGGCTTGGCGAAACAGGTCTAGGTGTTGTTAAACTCATTACTTGTGCAGGAGCTGGAATTTGGGGACTTATCGATTTGTTTACAGTAATGAACCGTGCAAAGATGTACAATTACAACAAATTGATGATGTATTTTTAA
- a CDS encoding ATP-binding protein gives MKYLDRIADRMLLLRLEAFGAVQIVGPKWCGKTTTAMQQSKSVIKMQDPDKREGYLATARTKPSLLLRGETPRLIDEWQVAPVLWDAVRNTVDERNLKGQFILTGSTVVEDHNGEIMHTGTGRISKMPMYPMSLYESKESTGSISLRSLFDDPSYDIDGLQSDMSVEQLIYAACRGGWPASLDVTSQEAQLLIAQDYVNVICDEDISRVDGVRRQPALARLIMRSYARNICTLVKKSKMLADITVEMEKTSMPTFDDYLSALQRLFVIEDVEAWCPAIRSAAAIRSGAKRCFVDPSIAVAALGMSPRSLELDLRTFGFIFECMCIRDLKVYSQALGGRVSYYHDRYGLEADIVLHLADGRYALIECKLGSREIDDGAKHLLQLRNLIREKNKVEHQMPLREPDLLIVMTGGEMAYTREDGVKVIPLATLKN, from the coding sequence ATGAAGTATTTAGACAGAATAGCAGACAGAATGCTCCTGCTTCGTCTGGAAGCCTTTGGAGCAGTGCAGATTGTAGGTCCTAAATGGTGCGGCAAAACCACTACGGCCATGCAGCAGTCAAAAAGTGTAATCAAGATGCAAGACCCAGATAAGCGTGAAGGTTATCTGGCGACGGCACGCACCAAACCCTCCTTGCTGCTCAGAGGTGAAACACCACGACTGATAGACGAATGGCAGGTAGCACCGGTATTGTGGGATGCCGTTCGAAATACCGTAGATGAGCGAAATCTGAAAGGCCAATTTATCTTAACCGGTTCTACTGTCGTTGAAGACCATAACGGAGAAATCATGCATACGGGTACAGGGCGTATCTCCAAAATGCCCATGTATCCCATGAGCCTTTATGAGTCAAAAGAATCAACAGGCTCCATATCTTTACGTTCATTGTTTGATGACCCTTCTTACGATATTGATGGATTGCAGTCAGACATGAGTGTGGAGCAACTGATTTATGCCGCTTGCCGAGGCGGTTGGCCTGCATCATTGGACGTCACTTCGCAGGAGGCACAATTGCTGATAGCACAGGATTATGTAAATGTGATTTGCGATGAAGACATATCAAGGGTGGATGGAGTAAGGAGACAGCCTGCATTAGCACGACTCATCATGCGTTCTTATGCCCGAAACATCTGCACCCTTGTCAAGAAATCCAAGATGTTGGCAGATATCACAGTAGAAATGGAGAAAACATCGATGCCCACGTTTGATGATTATCTTTCTGCATTGCAAAGACTGTTTGTCATAGAAGATGTGGAGGCATGGTGTCCGGCTATCCGTTCTGCCGCCGCTATCCGTTCGGGAGCCAAGCGTTGTTTTGTAGATCCTTCCATAGCAGTTGCGGCCTTGGGTATGTCGCCAAGAAGTTTGGAATTAGACCTTCGAACCTTTGGTTTCATATTCGAGTGTATGTGCATTCGCGATTTGAAGGTATATTCGCAAGCCTTGGGTGGCAGAGTCTCTTACTATCACGACCGCTATGGCCTGGAGGCAGATATTGTACTTCATCTTGCGGATGGCCGTTATGCCTTGATAGAATGCAAGTTGGGTAGTCGGGAGATTGACGATGGCGCCAAGCATCTCCTGCAACTACGTAATCTGATTCGTGAGAAAAACAAGGTCGAACATCAGATGCCGCTCAGAGAACCAGACCTGCTGATAGTCATGACTGGGGGCGAAATGGCTTATACAAGAGAAGATGGAGTAAAGGTTATTCCTTTAGCTACATTAAAAAACTGA
- a CDS encoding TM2 domain-containing protein, whose protein sequence is MSEQTNMLLMTYSKYFPDESIMMLKQKFDQMDESKKSLMYSLQFKDPVTTLILSLLVGSLGIDRFYIGDTGLGIAKLLTCGGCGIWTIVDYFLIMKRTKEKNFEKLMSLI, encoded by the coding sequence ATGAGCGAACAAACCAACATGCTATTAATGACATACAGCAAATACTTTCCAGATGAAAGCATCATGATGCTCAAGCAGAAATTCGATCAGATGGACGAATCGAAGAAATCATTGATGTATTCTCTCCAGTTCAAAGACCCTGTCACAACACTCATCCTGTCACTGTTGGTGGGTAGCTTAGGTATTGACCGTTTCTACATTGGCGACACAGGACTCGGAATAGCCAAGTTGCTGACATGCGGCGGATGTGGCATCTGGACCATCGTCGATTATTTTCTGATTATGAAGAGAACCAAAGAAAAGAACTTTGAGAAATTGATGTCTCTCATCTAA
- a CDS encoding TM2 domain-containing protein, whose protein sequence is MEKEKIDQFMMANAKFFPPMMVGQIKEKLATLDEDKETMLMSTDWKNPTVGLLFAFFLGGLGVDRFWLGETGLGIVKIITCSGAGIWGLIDLFTVGKRTREYNYKKFMTYF, encoded by the coding sequence ATGGAAAAAGAAAAAATTGATCAGTTCATGATGGCAAATGCCAAGTTCTTTCCTCCAATGATGGTAGGTCAGATCAAGGAAAAGTTAGCCACACTCGATGAGGACAAAGAGACCATGTTGATGTCAACAGACTGGAAGAATCCTACAGTAGGATTACTTTTCGCATTCTTCCTTGGTGGTTTAGGTGTTGACCGCTTCTGGCTTGGCGAAACAGGTCTGGGTATAGTCAAAATCATTACTTGTTCAGGAGCAGGTATTTGGGGGCTCATCGACCTGTTCACCGTAGGTAAGAGAACACGTGAATACAACTATAAAAAGTTTATGACGTATTTTTAA
- a CDS encoding DUF2752 domain-containing protein, translating into MGKRETIILSALYLLGIAWMFIYTHYKVNILLCPTKWALGIPCPGCGMTRALSLLLKGDMVAAVTMNPNIVIALVGIVLAPFLLFSQWFTNRDYMGRINSLLNCKLFLIPFCTFEIMIWAYNIMRHI; encoded by the coding sequence ATGGGCAAACGAGAAACGATTATATTGTCGGCGCTTTACCTATTGGGCATCGCATGGATGTTCATCTACACCCACTACAAGGTAAATATTCTCCTATGCCCCACCAAATGGGCATTGGGAATACCTTGTCCTGGATGCGGGATGACAAGGGCCTTGAGCCTTTTGCTCAAGGGCGACATGGTGGCTGCCGTCACCATGAATCCCAACATCGTGATAGCCTTAGTCGGCATTGTCTTAGCCCCTTTCCTGCTTTTCAGCCAATGGTTTACCAATAGGGATTATATGGGGAGAATCAACTCTTTACTAAATTGCAAGCTGTTTCTTATCCCCTTCTGCACATTCGAAATCATGATATGGGCATACAACATCATGCGCCACATCTAA
- a CDS encoding TM2 domain-containing protein produces MNDKINMLLMTYSKYFPDESMMMIQDRFEAMDESKTSMLYTLGLKDPTMALILSIVAGGLGIDRFYIGDTGLGIAKLLTCGGCGIWTIIDYFLIMKVTKEKNLEKFITVM; encoded by the coding sequence ATGAATGACAAAATCAATATGCTATTAATGACATATAGCAAGTATTTTCCTGATGAAAGTATGATGATGATCCAGGACAGATTCGAAGCTATGGATGAATCCAAGACATCTATGCTGTATACATTAGGCTTAAAAGATCCAACAATGGCATTAATACTTTCCATTGTTGCTGGCGGATTAGGAATTGACAGATTTTATATCGGTGACACAGGTCTTGGAATAGCAAAACTGCTTACTTGTGGAGGTTGTGGAATCTGGACGATTATAGATTACTTTTTAATCATGAAAGTAACAAAGGAGAAGAACTTAGAAAAATTCATAACAGTCATGTAA